GGCGCCGTGCCGGTGTCGGTGCTCTACTACGGCGCGTTCCCGCCGCACCACagggccgtcgtcgccgacttCCTCATGTCGCTGTCGCCGCGGGGGCGGGACCACCAGCCGCACACGTTCGGCGCGCcggggccggcgccgccgccgacggtggCGCGGTGGTGGGGCACCGTGGAGAGGTACGTCCGTaaggccggccgcggcggcggcgccggggtggCGCGCGTGGTGCTCGCCAGCCAGGTGGACGACGAGGGGTGCTCCCTCGGGAGGCGCCTGTCGCGCGCCCAGGTCGAGCGgctggcggcgcggctcggcgtcGCGCCGGGCGGCGTGGCCGTCGTGCtgaccgccgccgacgtcgccgtcgagggGTTCTGCTCCAGCGCCTGCGGCGCGCACGGCTCGTCGGCGCCCGGTGGCGGCGCTGTGCACGTGTGGGTGGGCGACGCGTCGGCGCAGTGCCCCGGCCGGTGCGCGTGGCCGTTCCACGCCGCGGActacggcgacgccgacgccggccgccaccgccgcgcgcacgGCCACGACGTGGCGCTCCGCGCGCCGAACGGCGACGCCGGGGTGGACGGCGTGGTGATCAACCTGGCGGCGCTGATGGCCGGCGCGGTGACGAACCCGTACGGACGCGGCTACTTccagggcgacgcggcggcgccggtggaggtGGCCGGAGCGTGCCCGGGGGTGTACGGCCGCGGCGCGTACCCGGGATACCCGGGCGCCGTGAGGGTggacgcggccaccggcgccgggTACAACGTCGTCGGCCGGAACGGCCGGCGATACCTCGTGCCGGCGCTCGTCGACCCGGACAACTACTCCTGCCTCATCATGACCTAATCGAaatgggttttgattaattactTTGCTTCGTCTTCAGATGCTAATTTCTTGTAATTAAGCATCGATCCATGGCGCATGTAGCACCTGCTGATCTGTTGTAcacagagtatatatatacatatccgTACAAAGATACCTTGTAAGATACATGTATAAATGTATGAATGCATGCTTACACCAAATTACTGTATCTTGAATGGGGCAACTGACCAAAGTTTACTCAGATTTCATTAGCACAAATTTTCATCATTTGTGAAAGTTGGCCATTTTTGTTTATCCAACCGCAAGAATCATGTGGCCTAGGAAAGTTAAGTGAATGTGATGGAGCTATTTGGACGTGAATGTGTAAGGCCTTGTTTACATGGGCCTAAAATCATGGACCATCCACGCGTTGAAGTACAATCCGGCCCACACTGcacatccaagaagaagagcaCACAATGTGTATACTGGCACATGCTTTGCACCATCCTAAATCAACCAATTCTGTGGTTTACCCTAGCCTAAGCATGTTTAAACATAACTGAAATATCTattgagaagaaagaggagaaaacAGACCAATGATGTGGTTTACCCTAGCATAAAGTAAGGTTCTAAGAACAACAATTAAACCGTAATACGATGATTCAATTTCTTTTACTAAGCAAGCAAGAaaatggattttcttttttggtcCCTAAAGCACACATTCGCATTATCATCGCAAGCTACAATTTGCAGTTTAGGGTAACAACGAATTCCCTTTGGAGCTAATTTCCCAGATTTAATAAAGGTTTATTTATTTCGTGATTTCATATTATTTTCCACCGAATTATCTTGTTTTATACTGTCAAAACTCAAAGAGATTCTTTTCTACACGAATCTCCCCTCTTATCTTGATTGGCAAATTTGCGGCCCAAaaggcatatttacaaacggaaagtaatttataaataaaacttttatatacgttttcttagcgatctaaaagcaaaaactgaaaagtaaACTTCgacgaaaaaaaatgtttcatctattTTAGGAGATGAATAAAATTTTAGGAGAAGATGATTGTGTTCATACATGTTTCATCATTCTAGCATgtgctaatttttttagttCCACAATGATGGTATGTTGTTCACCTTGAGCTCCATTTTTCCTTTAGTGATGAAAACagaatatgatataatataggACTAGATGAGTTTCAGGTGTTCAGTTTGTAAATTCTTCCCTTGAAAAATGTACACATGTACTGTCTATTGTCTTATGTAGATTTTCAGAACTAATCTTGACATTTCTCCGGCTACCACTATTGCATTATTTCCTATATTAGTCCTTGTGGTTGCAGTTGAACCCAATGCAGGCAAGTTTTTGTGATATCAGGATTGAGCACTAGATGATGATGACAAGAATATGACTATCTGCCTTTTAAGGTAAGTAATTGTAATTCTTGATGCCTGTTGCATATCCAGAATAGACTTCTGAAATATAGTGATACATACAAATGAAATGGCATTAGAGAGGTTTGGCCTGCCAAAGAGTTATATTTGAATCACTCTCTGTGTCTAAGGCTCTGAACAAATCTGTTTTTGAGCCAATTGTGGAACACTATTACTATGTCTATGCCATTTCCCCAGCTGTGCTCCACTGATTTTTATGACCTATTTTCATGCATGGTTTCTGCCAATTTGAAGCAATAAAATTCGttgcatgtgtttttttttccaacaggTTATATAGACTTGTGATTG
The sequence above is drawn from the Oryza glaberrima chromosome 10, OglaRS2, whole genome shotgun sequence genome and encodes:
- the LOC127752515 gene encoding protein PHOSPHATE-INDUCED 1 homolog; amino-acid sequence: MPRSHHLLAAAVAAVVVVVMGWSVRPCEASLYQPPPPAMAYHDGAVLEGAVPVSVLYYGAFPPHHRAVVADFLMSLSPRGRDHQPHTFGAPGPAPPPTVARWWGTVERYVRKAGRGGGAGVARVVLASQVDDEGCSLGRRLSRAQVERLAARLGVAPGGVAVVLTAADVAVEGFCSSACGAHGSSAPGGGAVHVWVGDASAQCPGRCAWPFHAADYGDADAGRHRRAHGHDVALRAPNGDAGVDGVVINLAALMAGAVTNPYGRGYFQGDAAAPVEVAGACPGVYGRGAYPGYPGAVRVDAATGAGYNVVGRNGRRYLVPALVDPDNYSCLIMT